A single Harpia harpyja isolate bHarHar1 chromosome 6, bHarHar1 primary haplotype, whole genome shotgun sequence DNA region contains:
- the ETFRF1 gene encoding electron transfer flavoprotein regulatory factor 1 — protein MANSLRGEVLNLYKNLLYLGREYPKGADYFRSRLKAAFLKNKDVKDPEKIKQLIARGEFVIKELEALYFLRKYRALKQRYYSDDNQ, from the exons ATGGCCAATTCTTTAAGAGGTGAAGTGTTGAATCTATACAAAAAT ctgctGTACCTTGGAAGGGAGTATCCCAAAGGAGCAGACTACTTTAGAAGCcgtttgaaagcagcttttctaaaaaataaagatgtgaaaGATCCTGAAAAAATTAAGCAACTAATTGCACGAGGAGAATTTGTTATAAAAGAGTTGGAGGCTTTGTACTTTCTCAGGAAATACAGAGCTCTGAAACAGCGCTACTACAGTGACGACAATCAGTAA